One genomic window of Methanosalsum zhilinae DSM 4017 includes the following:
- a CDS encoding chorismate--pyruvate lyase family protein → MAFLEKLKEFDIPTCLRVCAGTDGSVTFLLEIMTRNDVSVITENQHVVKADNEMASVLGVNPDEDVNLRTVTLMAGDVEYVHATSMSPLSRMPPGMQQDLMRADIPIGKILRNHGIETRRDFETIRLDNGEDLFGCHKVLSRTYRIMHHGYTLMWIKESFPVDERWNL, encoded by the coding sequence ATGGCATTTCTTGAAAAACTGAAGGAGTTTGATATTCCCACCTGCCTCAGGGTATGTGCAGGAACTGACGGGTCAGTAACATTCCTTCTTGAAATCATGACCCGAAATGACGTTTCAGTAATCACAGAGAACCAGCATGTGGTTAAGGCTGATAATGAGATGGCATCAGTGCTTGGAGTAAATCCTGATGAAGATGTCAATCTGCGTACAGTCACACTTATGGCAGGTGATGTTGAGTATGTGCATGCCACATCCATGTCTCCTCTCTCAAGAATGCCTCCTGGAATGCAGCAGGATCTGATGAGGGCAGATATTCCAATTGGCAAGATCCTGAGAAACCATGGAATTGAAACCCGCAGGGACTTTGAAACCATCCGGCTTGATAATGGTGAAGATCTTTTCGGATGCCATAAGGTTCTCTCAAGAACATACCGGATAATGCATCATGGCTATACTCTCATGTGGATAAAAGAGAGTTTCCCGGTAGATGAGCGATGGAACCTCTGA